One Antennarius striatus isolate MH-2024 chromosome 9, ASM4005453v1, whole genome shotgun sequence genomic window, GTCTGGAGGACATGGAGGACAGGCTCAGGTCCACAGTCCCCCCTCCCCACTGGGGTCCAGTGGACCGTCCACATACTTTTGTCCACACGGTGCAGGGGGCGTGGCTCAACTCACCTCGTGATGCGACATGTCTCCTCCGCCCAATCTGAGGACAGAGAACAGGCGTTCATGAGACAGTCAGCTGCTCGGCCCACAAAGACGCCTCTGTTCACCCCCCAGCGTGGAAATCAGGTTCTAATGGAACCGGCGCCGCCCACAGAGCCTCACtcagctaacgctaacgttaGCTTCATGCACACGCCTCAGAGAGTAGGCAGTTCCACCGTAGATCCACCCGGAACGAAAGACAGAGCCCCTAAAGCCCCAGAACCAGATCTACATTCTGATTGGACAAGGAGAAACATGTGAACCCTTCCAGCTGCTGTCTGGAGATTCTGTTGCTCctccctgaacaggaagtgtacCCCAGATAGCTTCCAGATTAGCATTGCTAGCATCAGCACAGATTGGATGGGTTtgacgaagaggaggaaaagcagATGTATTGACCTCCAACCAGCTGCCTCTGgtctgctgatgacatcatcactctagtgatgatgtcacaattACAAAATCTGGAATCTAAACTGGGACTTTGTGAAACCAGTTTAGATATCTAGAAGAGTTTTCATCTATGAATCCCTGAAGTAATCAATtaaatatcaatattattaGCAAAAAAccaccctaccccccccccccccgaaggtCTTctctaaacaaaacaacaacaaacaatacaaCGAATCAACAACTGATCAAAGAAACAACTCCTGATCGATCGGAGCCACACCCAACAGGCTGCTGGGAAATCGTCTGACATCAAAGAAGGAAAACATTCAACTGATAAACGATCAGACGGATCAATCAACACTAGATCAATCAGTTTGATCAGTATTTAGCTATTTcctcacaaacaaaaacaggttttgaactttaaaatattctttaaatttgtttattatcatttacatataattattattagtgttttgATCTCCAAACAAAGTTATTGATAAGCGATCGGTGGTTGATAGTCTTACCCCATCGGTGCGTCTCCAGCGAGGATGAAGCTGCTGAGCtgagtgatgatgaggaggaagaggatccTGGGGCTTTATGACCTGCTGGGAATGAGCGGCGCCGCCTGATTGGACATTTTTTTGGGATCTGAAAGGTCCGTTTGTCTGGGGGCGACCAATCGATTCGGGTCGGGGTGAATGAACTTATTGAACGGAGCGGCTGATCGGTGACGACTGCAGAACGAGGCCGTCAGGGTCTGCAGGATGAAAGAGACGGACCACAGGAGTGTCTCCTGAAGCTGGGGGAGAACCACCAACGCTCTGATGACGTCCACCAACGAGTCACAGCCGCTCTCTGACTCCTGATGGAACCAGCGTCAGGGTCAGGATCATCACCGGATCAGAACCAGAATATGACCTAGATCCACATCAGACTGTTCTACATCTGATGACCCCGGTGGCGAACCAGAGGTAGAACAGCTAACGTTAGCGGTAGAGCTAGAAGGAGGACCAGAGGTAGAAGGAGGaccagaggtagaaggagaaccagaggtagaaggagaaccagaggtaGGAGAACCAGAGGTAGGAGGACCAGAGGTAGAAGGAGGaccagaggtagaaggagaaccagaggtagaaggagaaccagaggtaggagaaccagaggtagaaggaggaccagaggtagaaggagaaccagaggtagaaggagaaccagaggtaggagaaccagaggtagaaggagaaccagaggtagaaggagatccagaggtagaaggagaaccagaggtagaaggagaTCCAGAGGTAGGAGATccagaggtagaaggagaaccagaggtagaaggagaaccagaggtagaaggagaTCCAGAGGTAGGAGATccagaggtagaaggagaaccagaggtagaaggagaaccagaggtagaaggagaTCCAGAGGTAGAAGGAGATCCAGAGGTAGAAGGAGATCCAGAGGTAGGAGATCCAGAGGTAGAAGGAGATccagaggtagaaggagaaccagaggtagaaggagatccagaggtagaaggagaaccagaggtagaaggagaTCCAGAGGTAGGAGGACCAGAGGTaggaggagaaccagaggtaGGAGGACCAGAGGTAGGAGGAGATCCAGAGGTAGGAGGACCAGAGGTaggaggagaaccagaggtagaaggagaaccagaggtagaaggagatccagaggtagaaggagaaccagaggtagaaggagaTCCAGAGGTAGGAGATccagaggtagaaggagaaccagaggtagaaggagaaccagaggtagaaggagaTCCAGAGGTAGAAGGAGATCCAGAGGTAGAAGGAGATCCAGAGGTAGGAGATCCAGAGGTAGAAGGAGATccagaggtagaaggagaaccagaggtagaaggagaaccagaggtaGGAGGACCAGAGGTAGGAGGAGAATCAGAGGTAGGAGGACCAGAGGTAGGAGGAGATCCAGAGGTAGGAGGACCAGAGGTaggaggagaaccagaggtagaaggagaaccagaggtagaaggagatccagaggtagaaggagaaccagaggtagaaggagaTCCAGAGGTAGGAGATccagaggtagaaggagaaccagaggtagaaggagaaccagaggtagaaggagatccagaggtagaaggagatccagaggtagaaggagatccagaggtaggaggagaaccagaggtaGGAGGACCAGAGGTAGGAGGACCAGATGATTCCTTGTGAACCTCATCTGACGTCCTGTTGAGGGATTAGAACTTCCCACCTGATGGTGGCGCCAGCGTTCCCCCATAGACATCAACTGCTGCTCTGGTCAGGAAGTCACATGACTGGGCAGAATTCTGTGGTGGCAGGTCGCCGTAGAAACCGTCTGGTCCCGCCTCCTGATCGGTCTGACGGTATCAGTTTCCTGATCAtttgtgatctgattggttgtCTGGAGAACATGTGACCTCAGACCAGTGAGGGTCATCACAACACGCCCCCCCTGTGGAGGACCAGGAAGTGGAGATGCTCCACCCGTCTTCTCCTTCCTGTCCTGATTTCTCTTCAAGCAGAAGATTCTTCAAGACGACTGGAGGATGTGATCAATCACTTTATTGGTGATAATCAATGAAGTCAATCCACTCATCgatatttaaccatttaaaGACAGAACAGGACTCAAACGATTAAAGGACTCAGACGAGGCGTTCATGGTCACTGGTTTATTTGCACGTTGGGTTAGTGTTAACAGACCTCACAGCAGGGGGCACCAACGCGCCCCCATCAGACAGGAAGGACATCAAACACGCGTCTGTACAAATCTACAGATCCAGGATCAGATCCCAACAGCCAATGAGTAGAGAGGTCATGCTCACCAGGAGGAACCGGTTTCACACCACTTCCTGTGAGGTGTGAACGGACGATGGACCAGATTCAaggaggggggcggggtcaaaTGAACACGACTTCCAAACCAGGAGATCCGTCAGAGCCGTCACAGCGCCACCAGGTGGTCGATAACATCACGGCCCTCAGGAGCCACGCCCCATCGCCTCCTGAGGGCAGCTTTTgttctgatggttctgttagCATCCGCGTGATCAAaccagctaacgttagctactGTCAGCTAGCAGCCTCTTTAAATGCTCGGAGCTAGCGTCAGTTAGCATTAgatgttgttgggtttttttgttctgacATCAGTCGGTTCGCCACGGGTTTGAAGTGAATTATGGGTAAAACAGATCCCAGACGgctagctagctgctagctgcatGCTAAACTAGCATCTGATGTTGGCAGTGAACTGACGTCCTTCAGAACaaaagctgcttcctgtttccagtctgGAACTGAGAACAGGTGACAATGTTGTGGTGAggttgtgatgatgtcacgatAATGACATCatcgtgacatcatcacaggtgCCTCCTGGAGGGTTTTCAAAGAATTCAAGGCGTCAACGCTAAGGCGGGCGTTCTGATGCTGCGTCATGTTGTCCACCATGCGGTCGGAGGCACTTCCTacttcctgtgggggggggagcaggGGGGGGCTACAGACGAGTATCTCTATGGATGAACTGCAGTGTTTGTTAGTATTTTTACTTGTACAGGAGCTCAAACGTCATCCTGtattctttatttgtcattggaCAGACATGCAATGATCTCCATGACAACGaccagagggaggggggacatGGGGggggtcttttttcttttttctcattccGTCCCCCGTCTTCAGACGTGTGCAGCCTTCCATGGTATCTTCTTAGATTTCGATGTGTTAGAGATGACAGACTATGATCacaacggtgtgtgtgtgtgtgtgttaagtgtgtgtgtgtgtgtttgtgtgtgtgttagtgtgtgtgtgtgtgtgtgtgtgtgtgtgtgtgtgtgtgtgtgtgtgtgtgtgtgtgtgtgtgtgtgtgtgtgtgctgtacactgagtctgttactgtcagtACTCGCTCAGGTGATGCCACTTGGAGATCTGGCGGCGGGGGTTCTCGCACACCTCCCTCCAGTGGGCCCCcccggagggggcggggctttgcAGCCCCAGCTGCAGGCGCCCCAGGACCTCGTTCTTGGTGGTGCGGTCGAAGTCGACCACCAGGAACTCCACGGAGATCTCGGGCAGCAGCTCGGGGGGGATGTCATAGATGAAGGACTCGTTGAACACGGGGTTGAGCGTGCTCTTCTTCACGTGCGTCTTCTTCTTGGCGATGCGTTTGCGGCCGTAGAACACGTTCACCTTCACGTAGGGGTCTGAGGAGAACGCCACAGCTTTACCTCCCGAAACCAGCACAGCGTGAACACAAAACTCCCACAATGCCCTGCTGCTACTCACTGGCGGACAGACCGGTGATGTCCATCTTGGGGAGGTGGCGAGCCTTCAGGACGACCACGCTGAGGCGGTGGGACACCGGCTGGTAGGACAGAGACGCCAGCAGCTCCCCGCGGCTCTCGCCCTGAAACACCACAGAACGCCGTCAGGAAGGAgcactgccgcccccaaaagCCCAAGGCCACGCCCACTGGCTTCCTCTCTCGGTAAGCTGCAGgcgtgctaatgttagctgttgttgttgtagaCATGCTAATGTAGGCTGTTGCTGCTGCCggcatgctaatgttagctgttgctgctgcaggcGTGCGAATgttagctgttgttgttgtagacatgctaatgttagctgttgttgttgtggacaTGCTAATGTTACCTGTTGCTGTTGtggacatgctaatgttagctgttgttgttgtagacatgctaatgttagctgttgttgttgtggacaTGCTAATGTTACCTGTTGCTGTTGtggacatgctaatgttagctgttgttgttgttgacaagAGCTGTCCTCTTTTGTAAAACCAACTGATATTTATTGATCATGGATTATTGATTCTCGCTGCTCACCTGCATGTTCCTCTTGCTGATGTCCTGGCTCAGGTGCACCCGCCCCGTGCTGGGGTCCACGCCCTTCAGCGGCACCACGGCCTCGCCGATGACGTCGTCGCGGGCGAAGCGGTCGAAGCTGAGCACCAGGAAGTGCAGCGTGAGGTCGGGCAGCGCGCTGTAGGCCACGCCGTAGAAGGTGAAGGTCTCATCGAACACGGGCTCGCGTGTCTTCCTCAACACGCGTGTCTTCACGCGGTGCTTCTTCTCCGGCAGGATGGTCATCTTCACGTAGGGGTCCGAGCTGCCCGCCTGCTCGTCCATGGCGGGGAGGCCCCGGGCCCCCACGATGGTCACCACCAGCGCCTTCTTGGGGAAGTTGTAGTCGACGGTGAGGCTGATGGTGCCCAGGCGGGGCTCGGGGTCCGAGGGGGCGGGGGTGAAGGGCGACGCCGTCTGGCTGCTGCCGGCGGAGCTGCTGTCCAGGCAGCAGTAGTCGGCGCGCACC contains:
- the syt11b gene encoding synaptotagmin-11b, which gives rise to MADMMELGPAYAMSPVLAGFLGAGVLVLLVVVLVLLWSFCQRRYLHVSGRYKLHGDRYCDAEDPPYKFIHMLKGISIYPESLSSSKRIVRGIRRADRERERGGPVAAVGGRGMVLVDTENNILDVPGQLQMSHLVPPAGSGPAHGHAQPERALPVRADYCCLDSSSAGSSQTASPFTPAPSDPEPRLGTISLTVDYNFPKKALVVTIVGARGLPAMDEQAGSSDPYVKMTILPEKKHRVKTRVLRKTREPVFDETFTFYGVAYSALPDLTLHFLVLSFDRFARDDVIGEAVVPLKGVDPSTGRVHLSQDISKRNMQGESRGELLASLSYQPVSHRLSVVVLKARHLPKMDITGLSANPYVKVNVFYGRKRIAKKKTHVKKSTLNPVFNESFIYDIPPELLPEISVEFLVVDFDRTTKNEVLGRLQLGLQSPAPSGGAHWREVCENPRRQISKWHHLSEY